In Oreochromis niloticus isolate F11D_XX unplaced genomic scaffold, O_niloticus_UMD_NMBU tig00006516_pilon, whole genome shotgun sequence, one DNA window encodes the following:
- the LOC109199219 gene encoding glutathione synthetase-like: MWGFPVDSSTRGFKEVEVAVCPHGLMCLLCHFHFRDSKQVAVVYFRNGYMPDNYTSEQSWDARLLMERCRAVKSPDISAHLAGTKKVQQVLARPGVLERFFPDQPQAVQQIRATFADLY, translated from the exons ATGTGGGGATTCCCAGTGGACAGCAGCACGAGAGGCTTCAAGGAAGTGGAGGTCGCTGTGTGTCCACATGGATTAATGTGTCTTTTGTGTCACTTTCACTTCAGGGACAGCAAACAGGTCGCCGTGGTGTATTTTAGGAACGGTTACATGCCTGACAACTACACTTCTGAACAG AGCTGGGATGCTCGTCTTCTGATGGAGCGCTGTCGAGCTGTGAAGAGTCCAGATATCAGCGCTCACCTGGCTGGTACCAAGAAGGTTCAGCAAGTGCTCGCCAGACCTGGAGTCCTGGAGAGGTTCTTCCCGGACCAGCCTCAAGCTGTGCAGCAGATCCGAGCGACATTCGCTGACCTCTACTGA